In a genomic window of Strix aluco isolate bStrAlu1 chromosome 3, bStrAlu1.hap1, whole genome shotgun sequence:
- the STON1 gene encoding stonin-1 isoform X2, with protein sequence MCSTNPANWVTFDDEPLFQSPQKSADNQSSCKANGLKLNLSSVHESSSRASSTGSTPLSSPVVDFYLSPGPPSNSPLTTPTRDYPGSPCIPKPGIHILYPIPEWPSKVNLLPSPGICSSITSQKPSSLPLNTLPNDHPIKSSVSKSSDEGSPNLPGSCEELGELSSAPGCFPYFQNDCAFSSPFWKEGCLLSPSPANVSTHKKDKALDRSVCYPKDRETCHDQKSLNQGSFSYICERLEHLQADSCDAAGSPPSSSTRAWHKLSPAVPRSLFRSQKADGWPFMLRIPEKKNMMSSRQWGPIYLSVLAGGVLQMYYEKGLEKPFKEFQLQPHCKLSEPKLESYNVSGKIHTVKIECVSYTEKRRYHPKVEVTHEPEVEQMLKLGTTDYNDFTDFLVTVEEELMKLPTVSRQKRNYEEQEMTLEIVDNFWGKVTKAEGKLVESSVITHIYCLCFVNGSADCFLTLNDLELQKRDERYFEKEEEKKWIDILDCHFHNCVKEQEFEQSRIIKFTPPDAYRLELMRFRTRYNGQDLPFSVKAVVVVQGAYVELQAFINMPSTAPIPMRLSSVKYCENVMIRFPVPTQWVKALWTMNLQRQKSLKAKMNRRACLGALHEVESDPVIQVSVGTAKYESAYRAVVWKIDRLPDKNSSSDHPHSLSYKLELGSDQEIPSDWYPFATVQFVVHDTCASGTEVKSLGIESDLQPQKHVVQKAFYNCQPKLYKSIIEDVIEGVRELFVEEGLEEQVLKDLKQLWETKVMQSKATEGFFRHSQHCPQFTLQLPHNFHHVLQTSAASLIIPTDRGFQHFVAADLGASRVGATLTLPSGIAYPIHVPAGVTLQTTSGHLYKVNVPVMVTQASGDASVLHHPVHQVFQPLGQPSVLQANIASVAQVNASSAQAAAETLQPQETAVQQTMVFQPHVVEKKHLENSANTTLVQQPSVSQQQLATNAVFNQCADSTEKSQHGNLHTAVFTPESSEGFSPAESLATNSSSVLLDVEGQLDIEPQELVQQHVSDDIIDLIITGKSLDDNAVLKDQDSIAPSDKMEPTEQMESNLRSEKDSYRDIEGIIQLDGTGDVSPKDEIPHTKDREENEFIGIIESEDLKVLEDEEDDDEECESISNTESSSSGGDNEEPQMDIVEEDPLNSGDDVSEQDTPDLFDTDNVIVCQYDKIQRSKNKWKFYLKDGVMSFEGKDHVFAKAIGDAEW encoded by the exons ATGTGTTCCACAAATCCAGCAAATTGGGTCACCTTCGATGATGAGCCACTCTTCCAGTCGCCTCAGAAATCAGCTGATAATCAGAGTAGCTGTAAAGCAAATGGCCTTAAACTCAATCTGTCTAGTGTGCATGAGTCTTCAAGTAGGGCATCTTCTACAGGCAGCACTCCACTCTCATCTCCTGTAGTTGACTTCTACCTAAGTCCTGGACCCCCCAGCAACTCTCCACTTACTACACCTACCAGAGACTACCCAGGAAGCCCATGCATCCCAAAGCCTGGGATTCACATCCTGTATCCCATCCCTGAATGGCCATCAAAGGTTAACCTTCTTCCATCACCTGGGATTTGCTCATCCATAACCTCGCAGAAACCGAGCAGCCTTCCTTTGAACACGTTGCCTAATGACCATCCAATTAAGAGTTCAGTCTCCAAATCATCAGACGAAGGAAGCCCTAACCTGCCAGGAAGCTGCGAGGAGTTAGGAGAGTTGTCGTCAGCACCAGGGTGCTTCCCATACTTCCAGAACGACTGTGCTTTTTCCAGTCCTTTTTGGAAGGAAGGATGCTTACTCAGTCCATCACCAGCTAATGTTAGCACACACAAGAAGGACAAAGCACTCGACAGGAGTGTCTGTTATCCTAAAGACAGAGAAACTTGCCACGATCAGAAAAGCCTTAACCAGGGCTCCTTCAGCTACATCTGCGAGAGGCTTGAACACCTGCAAGCTGATAGCTGCGATGCCGCAGGAAGCCCGCCCAGCTCCAGCACTCGCGCGTGGCACAAGCTTTCCCCCGCTGTCCCACGCAGCCTCTTCAGGAGCCAGAAAGCAGATGGGTGGCCGTTCATGCTGAGGATTCCCGAAAAGAAGAACATGATGTCATCTCGGCAATGGGGCCCTATTTACCTTAGCGTCCTAGCCGGAGGTGTATTGCAGATGTATTATGAAAAGGGCCTGGAGAAACCTTTCAAGGAATTCCAGCTGCAGCCACACTGTAAGCTGTCCGAACCCAAATTAGAGAGTTATAATGTCTCAGGAAAAATCCATACCGTGAAGATCGAGTGCGTGTCTTACACAGAGAAAAGGAGGTATCATCCCAAAGTAGAAGTGACCCATGAGCCAGAGGTTGAGCAAATGTTAAAGCTGGGCACCACAGATTATAACGACTTCACTGACTTCCTCGTAACAGTCGAGGAAGAGCTCATGAAACTTCCTACCGTTTCTAGACAAAAGAGGAATTATGAAGAGCAAGAAATGACTCTGGAAATAGTGGATAACTTTTGGGGGAAAGTCACCAAGGCAGAAGGAAAACTCGTAGAAAGTTCTGTCATCACACACATTTACTGCTTGTGTTTTGTGAATGGAAGTGCCGATTGCTTTCTAACCCTGAACGACCTGGAGCTCCAGAAGAGGGACGAGCGTTACTtcgagaaggaggaggagaagaaatggATTGATATTCTTGATTGCCATTTCCATAACTGTGTCAAAGAGCAGGAATTTGAGCAATCGCGAATTATTAAGTTTACACCCCCAGATGCCTATAGGCTGGAACTGATGCGTTTCAGGACACGGTATAATGGGCAAGACCTTCCCTTTTCTGTGAAGGCTGTGGTAGTGGTTCAGGGGGCATATGTTGAACTTCAGGCTTTTATAAACATGCCTTCAACCGCTCCGATCCCAATGCGTTTATCCTCTGTGAAATACTGTGAAAATGTTATGATACGCTTTCCCGTTCCCACGCAGTGGGTCAAAGCACTTTGGACCATGAACCTCCAAAGGCAGAAGTCCCTAAAAGCAAAAATGAATAGGAGAGCATGCCTTGGTGCTTTACACGAGGTTGAATCTGATCCCGTAATACAAGTCTCGGTTGGAACAGCAAAATACGAGAGCGCCTACAGGGCTGTTGTGTGGAAGATAGACAGGCTTCCAGATAAAAACTCAA gttCAGATCATCCACACAGCCTGTCTTACAAACTGGAACTCGGATCAGACCAGGAAATACCATCTGACTGGTATCCATTTGCTACTGTCCAGTTTGTCGTTCATGATACCTGTGCCTCAGGAACAGAAGTCAAGTCACTGGGCATAGAGAGCGATCTGCAGCCTCAGAAACATGTGGTTCAGAAAGCTTTTTACAACTGCCAG CCTAAACTATACAAGTCCATTATCGAAGATGTGATTGAAGGTGTGCGGGAGCTCTTTGTAGAAGAGGGTTTAGAGGAACAGGTTCTGAAAGACTTGAAGCAG CTTTGGGAAACCAAGGTGATGCAGTCTAAAGCAACAGAAGGCTTCTTCAGACATAGCCAGCATTGTCCACAGTTTACCCTGCAGTTGCCGCACAATTTTCACCACGTTCTGCAGACTTCAGCAG cTTCTTTAATCATCCCAACTGACAGAGGTTTTCAGCATTTTGTGGCAGCAGACCTG GGTGCTTCACGAGTGGGTGCAACTCTTACTCTCCCTTCGGGTATTGCTTATCCTATACACGTACCAGCTGGAGTGACGCTACAGACAACATCTG GGCACCTTTATAAGGTAAATGTGCCTGTTATGGTTACACAGGCCTCAGGAGATGCAAGTGTTCTACATCATCCTGTTCATCAGGTATTTCAGCCCCTTGGGCAGCCTTCAGTTCTGCAAGCCAACATTGCCAGTGTTGCACAGGTGAATGCAtcttctgcccaggcagctgctgaAACATTGCAACCCCAGGAGACTGCTGTCCAACAGACAATGGTATTTCAGCCAcatgttgtggaaaaaaaacaccTGGAGAACTCTGCCAATACTACCTTGGTCCAGCAGCCTTCTGTGAGTCAGCAGCAACTTGCAACTAATGCAGTGTTCAATCAGTGTGCAGACTCAACAGAAAAATCCCAGCATGGCAATCTTCACACAGCTGTGTTTACTCCAGAATCCTCTGAAGGGTTTTCTCCTGCTGAATCCTTGGCAACAAACTCGAGCAGTGTACTGCTGGATGTGGAGGGGCAGTTAGACATTGAACCTCAGGAGCTGGTGCAACAGCATGTGTCTGATGATATCATTGACCTGATTATCACGGGTAAAAGTTTGGATGATAACGCTGTTCTGAAAGATCAGGACAGCATTGCTCCCTCTGACAAG ATGGAACCTACTGAGCAGATGGAATCTAATTTACGATCAGAGAAGGATAGCTACCGTGACATTGAAGGCATAATTCAGCTAGATGGTACTGGTGATGTTTCTCCCAAGGATGAAATACCCCATACAAAAGATAGGGAAGAGAATGAATTCATTGGCATTATTGAATCAGAGGATCTAAAAGTTCtggaggatgaggaagatgatgatgaagaatgCGAAAGTATTTCAAACACGGAGTCTAGCAGCAGTGGTGGTGATAATGAAGAGCCCCAAATGGATATAGTTGAGGAG GACCCCTTAAATTCTGGTGATGATGTCAGTGAACAGGACACTCCAGACTTGTTTGACACTGACAATGTGATAGTTTGTCAGTATGACAAG
- the STON1 gene encoding stonin-1 isoform X1, with protein sequence MCSTNPANWVTFDDEPLFQSPQKSADNQSSCKANGLKLNLSSVHESSSRASSTGSTPLSSPVVDFYLSPGPPSNSPLTTPTRDYPGSPCIPKPGIHILYPIPEWPSKVNLLPSPGICSSITSQKPSSLPLNTLPNDHPIKSSVSKSSDEGSPNLPGSCEELGELSSAPGCFPYFQNDCAFSSPFWKEGCLLSPSPANVSTHKKDKALDRSVCYPKDRETCHDQKSLNQGSFSYICERLEHLQADSCDAAGSPPSSSTRAWHKLSPAVPRSLFRSQKADGWPFMLRIPEKKNMMSSRQWGPIYLSVLAGGVLQMYYEKGLEKPFKEFQLQPHCKLSEPKLESYNVSGKIHTVKIECVSYTEKRRYHPKVEVTHEPEVEQMLKLGTTDYNDFTDFLVTVEEELMKLPTVSRQKRNYEEQEMTLEIVDNFWGKVTKAEGKLVESSVITHIYCLCFVNGSADCFLTLNDLELQKRDERYFEKEEEKKWIDILDCHFHNCVKEQEFEQSRIIKFTPPDAYRLELMRFRTRYNGQDLPFSVKAVVVVQGAYVELQAFINMPSTAPIPMRLSSVKYCENVMIRFPVPTQWVKALWTMNLQRQKSLKAKMNRRACLGALHEVESDPVIQVSVGTAKYESAYRAVVWKIDRLPDKNSSSDHPHSLSYKLELGSDQEIPSDWYPFATVQFVVHDTCASGTEVKSLGIESDLQPQKHVVQKAFYNCQVEIEKKWIRLDGEDPDKAGNCLMQ encoded by the exons ATGTGTTCCACAAATCCAGCAAATTGGGTCACCTTCGATGATGAGCCACTCTTCCAGTCGCCTCAGAAATCAGCTGATAATCAGAGTAGCTGTAAAGCAAATGGCCTTAAACTCAATCTGTCTAGTGTGCATGAGTCTTCAAGTAGGGCATCTTCTACAGGCAGCACTCCACTCTCATCTCCTGTAGTTGACTTCTACCTAAGTCCTGGACCCCCCAGCAACTCTCCACTTACTACACCTACCAGAGACTACCCAGGAAGCCCATGCATCCCAAAGCCTGGGATTCACATCCTGTATCCCATCCCTGAATGGCCATCAAAGGTTAACCTTCTTCCATCACCTGGGATTTGCTCATCCATAACCTCGCAGAAACCGAGCAGCCTTCCTTTGAACACGTTGCCTAATGACCATCCAATTAAGAGTTCAGTCTCCAAATCATCAGACGAAGGAAGCCCTAACCTGCCAGGAAGCTGCGAGGAGTTAGGAGAGTTGTCGTCAGCACCAGGGTGCTTCCCATACTTCCAGAACGACTGTGCTTTTTCCAGTCCTTTTTGGAAGGAAGGATGCTTACTCAGTCCATCACCAGCTAATGTTAGCACACACAAGAAGGACAAAGCACTCGACAGGAGTGTCTGTTATCCTAAAGACAGAGAAACTTGCCACGATCAGAAAAGCCTTAACCAGGGCTCCTTCAGCTACATCTGCGAGAGGCTTGAACACCTGCAAGCTGATAGCTGCGATGCCGCAGGAAGCCCGCCCAGCTCCAGCACTCGCGCGTGGCACAAGCTTTCCCCCGCTGTCCCACGCAGCCTCTTCAGGAGCCAGAAAGCAGATGGGTGGCCGTTCATGCTGAGGATTCCCGAAAAGAAGAACATGATGTCATCTCGGCAATGGGGCCCTATTTACCTTAGCGTCCTAGCCGGAGGTGTATTGCAGATGTATTATGAAAAGGGCCTGGAGAAACCTTTCAAGGAATTCCAGCTGCAGCCACACTGTAAGCTGTCCGAACCCAAATTAGAGAGTTATAATGTCTCAGGAAAAATCCATACCGTGAAGATCGAGTGCGTGTCTTACACAGAGAAAAGGAGGTATCATCCCAAAGTAGAAGTGACCCATGAGCCAGAGGTTGAGCAAATGTTAAAGCTGGGCACCACAGATTATAACGACTTCACTGACTTCCTCGTAACAGTCGAGGAAGAGCTCATGAAACTTCCTACCGTTTCTAGACAAAAGAGGAATTATGAAGAGCAAGAAATGACTCTGGAAATAGTGGATAACTTTTGGGGGAAAGTCACCAAGGCAGAAGGAAAACTCGTAGAAAGTTCTGTCATCACACACATTTACTGCTTGTGTTTTGTGAATGGAAGTGCCGATTGCTTTCTAACCCTGAACGACCTGGAGCTCCAGAAGAGGGACGAGCGTTACTtcgagaaggaggaggagaagaaatggATTGATATTCTTGATTGCCATTTCCATAACTGTGTCAAAGAGCAGGAATTTGAGCAATCGCGAATTATTAAGTTTACACCCCCAGATGCCTATAGGCTGGAACTGATGCGTTTCAGGACACGGTATAATGGGCAAGACCTTCCCTTTTCTGTGAAGGCTGTGGTAGTGGTTCAGGGGGCATATGTTGAACTTCAGGCTTTTATAAACATGCCTTCAACCGCTCCGATCCCAATGCGTTTATCCTCTGTGAAATACTGTGAAAATGTTATGATACGCTTTCCCGTTCCCACGCAGTGGGTCAAAGCACTTTGGACCATGAACCTCCAAAGGCAGAAGTCCCTAAAAGCAAAAATGAATAGGAGAGCATGCCTTGGTGCTTTACACGAGGTTGAATCTGATCCCGTAATACAAGTCTCGGTTGGAACAGCAAAATACGAGAGCGCCTACAGGGCTGTTGTGTGGAAGATAGACAGGCTTCCAGATAAAAACTCAA gttCAGATCATCCACACAGCCTGTCTTACAAACTGGAACTCGGATCAGACCAGGAAATACCATCTGACTGGTATCCATTTGCTACTGTCCAGTTTGTCGTTCATGATACCTGTGCCTCAGGAACAGAAGTCAAGTCACTGGGCATAGAGAGCGATCTGCAGCCTCAGAAACATGTGGTTCAGAAAGCTTTTTACAACTGCCAG GTTGAAATTGAAAAGAAGTGGATTAGGCTTGATGGAGAAGATCCAGATAAGGCTGGCAATTGCCTAATGCAGTAA